One genomic window of Arthrobacter sp. KBS0703 includes the following:
- a CDS encoding efflux RND transporter permease subunit, which translates to MGAEDMTGWLVRWSLKFRLIILAAAVGILGFGITTLPTMPVDNLPEFSPPHVEIQTEALGLSAVEVEQLITSPMEADLLNGVAWLDEIRSKSVPGLSSIEMVFEPGTDIFRARQLVAERLTQAFALPNVSAPPVLMQPLSSTSRVMMVQLTSEDVSQIDMSVLARWNIKPALMGVPGVANVSIFGQREQQLQVQVDPEKLRASNVTLNQVIETAGNAVWVSPLSFLEASTPGTGGFLESANQRIGIQHVLPIRTPEDLGKVSIEGAQNKALKLSDVTTLSEDHQPLIGEAVTGKSPGLLLVIEKFPDTSVGEVTKSVEDVLDGLRPGLAGITVDSTVFRPASFVESAVGKLGVALLVSLLVVTAAVGLIFRSWRYALLAFVAVSVAAMAAALVLQFQGAVLNTMAFAGLVLALVVVIGDVITDLYSFRQERTDDPAAREGLLLHALQRSRVPVLFAGLAALLAVAPSLFVPGAQGAFLKPLVLSYLLATAVAMLVALTVTPALASLLLRGHRRQRRTPAFVRKFKLGYRRSTKSFTGTVATVFARAAAVMAIAAIAVVPGLTRDLPVVASVPDRTILVQWDAAAGTGTDVMNRVMTRATDELRSIRGVSAVGGHVGRAITSDTSSDVNSSEIWVTMDDNANYTRVRSEVREIVEGYPGLTPTVTTYPEQQLAAATVSDEQQFTVRVYGVDLAILREKAEEVREILSRTNGVVDPRVDVTVDQPVAEIEVDLAAAQKAGIKPGDVRRAAATVLQGIEVGYLFEQQKVFQVIVKGTPATRNSINSVTDMVVDKPDGGHVRLGDVAKVTLRPNQTVIQHDDTSRRLDVVASIQGRDLGAVKAEVQTAIRSLQFPLEYHAEIPPQYGEQQAAGALIWWLAAAAAAGVLVLLLTVLGSWRLAGLSFVLLPVALAGGVVAAEIAGGIGSVYVLVALAAVLAIAIRDVVLLMGTYQSLQSKDPAASSAAHMEHAASERLVPTILSAVITGLALVPLVLLGGAVGSGMLLPLALIVWGGLITSALLTLYVLPVLFLRFGPAANTDWGSSLVINNGRVLPERSELS; encoded by the coding sequence ATGGGGGCTGAGGATATGACCGGTTGGCTCGTCCGCTGGAGTCTTAAATTTCGTTTGATCATTTTGGCCGCTGCAGTCGGCATCTTAGGGTTCGGAATAACGACCCTGCCGACCATGCCAGTGGATAATCTTCCCGAATTCTCCCCGCCACACGTGGAGATTCAAACCGAAGCACTTGGGTTGTCGGCCGTGGAGGTCGAACAGCTCATTACGTCGCCCATGGAGGCTGACCTACTCAACGGTGTTGCCTGGCTTGACGAGATCCGCTCAAAGTCAGTTCCGGGCCTGTCGTCCATTGAGATGGTCTTTGAACCGGGCACTGATATTTTCCGCGCACGGCAGCTGGTGGCGGAGAGGCTGACGCAGGCCTTCGCGCTGCCCAACGTCTCGGCGCCGCCGGTGCTGATGCAGCCGCTGTCATCAACGAGCCGCGTCATGATGGTCCAGCTCACGTCCGAGGACGTGTCGCAGATCGACATGTCGGTTCTCGCACGGTGGAACATCAAGCCGGCCCTGATGGGTGTTCCCGGCGTGGCCAACGTGTCCATTTTCGGCCAGCGCGAACAGCAGCTTCAGGTGCAGGTCGACCCGGAGAAGCTCCGGGCGAGCAACGTCACGCTCAACCAGGTGATTGAGACTGCCGGCAACGCCGTGTGGGTCTCGCCGCTGAGCTTCCTTGAGGCATCCACACCGGGCACCGGCGGATTCCTGGAGTCTGCGAATCAGCGGATCGGTATCCAGCACGTCCTTCCCATTAGGACTCCCGAGGACCTTGGCAAGGTCAGCATCGAGGGAGCCCAGAACAAGGCGCTGAAACTCTCCGATGTCACCACCCTGAGCGAGGATCACCAGCCGCTGATCGGTGAAGCGGTCACGGGCAAGTCCCCGGGCCTCCTCCTCGTCATCGAGAAGTTCCCCGACACCAGCGTCGGCGAAGTCACCAAGAGCGTCGAAGATGTCCTGGACGGACTCCGCCCAGGCCTCGCCGGTATCACAGTGGACTCCACCGTGTTCCGTCCGGCATCCTTCGTGGAGTCGGCCGTCGGCAAGCTCGGTGTGGCGCTGCTGGTGAGCCTGTTGGTAGTGACCGCCGCCGTCGGACTGATCTTCCGGTCCTGGCGCTACGCACTCCTGGCTTTCGTTGCCGTTTCGGTGGCCGCCATGGCTGCCGCACTCGTGCTGCAGTTCCAGGGTGCCGTGCTTAATACGATGGCCTTCGCCGGGCTTGTACTCGCCCTGGTGGTTGTCATCGGCGACGTCATCACGGATCTCTACAGCTTCCGGCAGGAAAGGACGGACGACCCGGCAGCAAGGGAGGGCCTGCTCCTGCACGCACTGCAGCGCTCCCGGGTTCCTGTTCTCTTCGCCGGCCTTGCCGCCCTGCTGGCCGTTGCACCGTCCCTGTTTGTTCCCGGCGCCCAAGGGGCATTCCTCAAACCGCTGGTGCTCTCCTACCTGCTGGCTACGGCTGTTGCGATGCTCGTGGCGCTGACAGTCACGCCGGCACTGGCCAGCCTTCTGTTGCGCGGACACCGTCGGCAGCGGCGCACGCCAGCCTTCGTCCGGAAGTTCAAGCTCGGCTACCGTCGGTCCACCAAGTCCTTCACCGGAACTGTGGCCACCGTATTTGCGCGAGCGGCGGCGGTCATGGCCATTGCGGCCATTGCGGTTGTTCCCGGGCTGACCAGGGACCTGCCGGTGGTCGCTTCGGTTCCTGACCGGACGATCCTCGTTCAATGGGATGCCGCCGCCGGTACAGGCACCGACGTCATGAACAGGGTGATGACCAGGGCCACTGACGAGCTGCGGTCAATTCGCGGCGTCTCGGCGGTCGGCGGTCACGTGGGTCGTGCCATCACGTCAGACACATCATCCGACGTCAATTCCAGTGAGATCTGGGTGACCATGGATGACAATGCGAACTACACCAGGGTCCGCTCCGAGGTCAGGGAAATCGTGGAGGGCTATCCGGGCCTCACGCCCACTGTCACGACCTACCCGGAACAGCAGCTGGCCGCCGCCACGGTATCCGATGAGCAGCAGTTCACGGTACGTGTCTACGGTGTTGACCTGGCGATCCTCCGCGAGAAGGCTGAGGAAGTCCGCGAGATCCTGTCCCGCACGAACGGCGTCGTCGATCCGCGGGTGGATGTCACGGTTGACCAGCCTGTTGCCGAGATCGAAGTGGATCTGGCAGCGGCTCAAAAGGCAGGCATCAAGCCGGGCGACGTCCGGCGTGCCGCAGCCACCGTCCTCCAAGGCATTGAAGTCGGCTACCTGTTCGAGCAGCAGAAAGTCTTCCAGGTCATCGTCAAGGGAACGCCGGCCACGCGCAACAGCATCAACAGCGTTACCGACATGGTGGTGGACAAGCCCGACGGCGGCCATGTCCGGCTCGGCGATGTTGCCAAGGTGACACTCCGTCCGAACCAGACGGTGATCCAACATGACGACACCTCGAGGCGCCTCGACGTTGTGGCCAGCATTCAAGGACGGGATCTTGGTGCCGTCAAGGCAGAGGTCCAGACAGCGATCCGGTCGCTTCAGTTCCCGCTGGAATACCACGCCGAGATTCCGCCGCAGTACGGTGAGCAACAGGCTGCCGGCGCACTCATCTGGTGGCTTGCAGCAGCAGCCGCTGCGGGTGTCCTGGTCCTTCTCCTCACGGTTCTTGGCAGCTGGCGGCTCGCGGGGCTGTCCTTCGTGCTGTTGCCGGTCGCCCTGGCCGGCGGTGTGGTGGCCGCCGAGATAGCGGGCGGAATCGGCTCTGTGTACGTGCTGGTGGCCCTCGCCGCGGTCCTGGCCATTGCGATCCGCGACGTCGTCCTGCTGATGGGGACCTACCAGTCCCTGCAGAGCAAGGATCCCGCCGCATCTTCGGCAGCTCACATGGAACACGCAGCGTCCGAACGGCTCGTGCCGACCATTCTGTCCGCAGTCATTACAGGGCTGGCATTGGTGCCACTTGTCCTGCTTGGCGGGGCAGTCGGCTCTGGCATGCTGCTGCCGCTGGCGCTGATCGTGTGGGGCGGCCTGATCACGTCGGCCCTGCTCACCCTTTATGTCCTGCCCGTCCTGTTCCTCCGTTTTGGTCCGGCCGCTAACACGGACTGGGGGAGCTCATTGGTGATTAACAACGGACGCGTTCTGCCAGAGAGGTCGGAATTGTCATGA
- a CDS encoding DUF4232 domain-containing protein — translation MRLQRITNGLICTTAAAALALLLTACGPSQPAGQQSSEPGTGSPSADGSQAAPETSPPSSSSSSAAPANPSASPPSGQATSGSVQTCKAATLKATTDATGGGAAGSVYMELILTNSGPSSCHLKGFAGVSLTNSPNGQPIGAPARRDTSVPVGDVLLAPGQSGTAVLRYTQAGNYPDCVKAAAAGFRVYPPEDTASLFVPRPSDACSNASIELLSIGAFQAR, via the coding sequence ATGAGGCTTCAGCGAATCACCAACGGACTGATATGCACGACGGCGGCTGCCGCACTGGCGCTCTTGCTGACCGCCTGCGGCCCCAGCCAGCCGGCCGGGCAGCAGAGCTCGGAACCGGGTACGGGCTCCCCCAGTGCGGACGGCAGCCAGGCTGCCCCCGAAACGTCCCCGCCGTCGTCGTCCTCTTCTTCGGCGGCACCCGCCAATCCGTCAGCCTCACCGCCCTCCGGGCAGGCCACTTCCGGCAGCGTCCAAACGTGTAAAGCGGCCACGCTGAAGGCCACGACGGACGCCACCGGCGGAGGCGCGGCCGGCAGCGTCTACATGGAACTGATCCTGACGAACAGTGGCCCGTCCTCCTGCCACTTGAAGGGCTTCGCCGGCGTCTCGCTGACCAACAGCCCCAACGGCCAGCCGATCGGTGCTCCGGCGCGGCGCGACACGTCGGTTCCAGTCGGCGACGTGCTGCTGGCACCGGGCCAGTCCGGAACGGCCGTGCTCCGCTACACGCAGGCGGGTAACTACCCTGACTGCGTCAAGGCGGCCGCGGCCGGCTTCCGGGTCTACCCGCCCGAAGACACGGCGTCGCTGTTCGTGCCCCGGCCGTCGGATGCCTGCAGCAACGCCTCCATTGAGCTCCTGAGCATCGGGGCGTTCCAGGCGCGCTAG
- a CDS encoding FAD-dependent oxidoreductase, which yields MTSLWLDRTDTFTGDEFSQGEAYDTVVVGAGLTGLVTALLLARSGQNVLVLEARSPGAVATGNTTAKVTLLQGTVLSGLRHQYSAKIVDAYVAANREGQAWLLRYLETRRVPFQERDAYTYATTPKGTEALREELAVALAAGVEVDYVRDAGLPFPVRGSLRLRGQAQINPMDVVLALAEDVRSHGGTIVSGVRVQNVGGTDPAVVETDHGRVHANEVVLATGTPILNRGLYFAKLKPNRSYAASLQLPEGAEPPDGMYLSVEQPVRSLRDYPADGRRLLLVGGNGHPVGRPRSEQAHLDELLAWAASHFPDAAVTHTWSAQDYQATNLMPFFGRFPRGRGRIYFATGYNKWGMTNAVAASLGITADILGGHLPWANAIHRRVTSPPGAASAVALNADVAATVAKDWARAGLRKLPAESGTPPAEGTGALALRGRKPIAASTVDGTTCTLSAVCTHLGGVLHWNDNEKSWDCPLHGSRFSHDGKVLEGPATHDLPPAE from the coding sequence GTGACATCACTCTGGTTGGACCGCACCGATACTTTCACCGGCGACGAGTTCAGCCAGGGGGAAGCCTATGACACCGTGGTGGTCGGCGCCGGCCTGACCGGGCTGGTGACGGCACTCCTGCTGGCCCGTTCAGGCCAGAACGTCCTGGTCCTGGAGGCGCGAAGTCCCGGGGCCGTGGCCACTGGCAACACGACCGCCAAGGTGACCCTGCTGCAGGGAACCGTTCTGTCCGGCCTGCGGCATCAGTATTCCGCGAAGATCGTGGACGCCTATGTGGCAGCCAACCGCGAAGGGCAGGCCTGGCTGCTGCGGTACCTTGAAACCCGCAGGGTGCCGTTCCAGGAACGCGACGCATACACCTACGCCACCACGCCAAAGGGGACTGAGGCGCTTCGCGAGGAGCTCGCCGTCGCCCTCGCCGCCGGCGTCGAGGTGGACTATGTCCGCGATGCCGGGCTGCCTTTCCCGGTGCGCGGGTCCCTGCGCCTCCGCGGGCAGGCGCAGATCAATCCGATGGACGTTGTCCTCGCCCTGGCCGAGGACGTGCGCTCGCACGGCGGCACGATCGTCTCCGGCGTCCGCGTCCAGAACGTCGGCGGCACGGACCCGGCAGTGGTTGAGACGGACCACGGAAGGGTGCATGCCAACGAAGTGGTGCTGGCCACGGGCACGCCCATCCTGAACCGCGGCCTGTACTTCGCCAAACTCAAGCCCAACCGCTCGTACGCCGCGTCCCTGCAATTGCCCGAAGGCGCCGAGCCGCCGGACGGCATGTACCTGTCCGTGGAACAGCCTGTCCGGTCACTGCGGGATTACCCGGCGGACGGGCGGCGCCTGCTGCTGGTGGGCGGCAACGGACACCCCGTGGGCAGGCCGCGGTCCGAACAGGCGCACCTGGACGAACTGCTGGCCTGGGCTGCCTCACATTTTCCGGACGCAGCGGTGACCCACACCTGGTCCGCGCAGGACTACCAGGCCACCAACCTCATGCCGTTCTTTGGAAGATTCCCGCGCGGGCGGGGCCGCATCTACTTCGCCACGGGGTACAACAAGTGGGGCATGACCAACGCGGTGGCCGCGTCCCTTGGCATCACCGCGGACATCCTCGGAGGCCACCTGCCCTGGGCCAACGCCATTCACCGCCGCGTCACGTCCCCTCCCGGCGCGGCATCCGCCGTGGCGCTCAACGCGGACGTTGCCGCGACTGTTGCGAAGGACTGGGCGCGGGCCGGCCTCAGGAAACTGCCCGCGGAATCCGGCACCCCGCCTGCGGAAGGGACGGGCGCCCTGGCCCTGCGGGGCCGCAAACCCATCGCAGCGTCAACCGTGGACGGAACCACGTGCACCCTGTCCGCCGTCTGCACCCACCTCGGCGGGGTGCTCCACTGGAACGACAACGAGAAATCCTGGGACTGCCCGTTGCACGGCTCCCGGTTCAGCCACGACGGGAAGGTCCTCGAGGGGCCGGCCACGCACGACCTACCGCCGGCGGAGTGA
- a CDS encoding DEAD/DEAH box helicase, whose translation MQSQEPAGTPGGTSTVDAMGQFSRPTREWFLGAFAEPTPAQQGAWAAISSGSHALVVAPTGSGKTLAAFLWALDRLLVSGAALPAELPGLEDAPAPGPGGARAAKQPRARKPKRKTRVLYISPLKALGVDVERNLRSPLIGITQTAKRLDLPAPLITVGVRSGDTPASDRRALLSNPPDILITTPESLFLMLTSKARETLSEVDTVIVDEVHAVAGTKRGAHLAVSLERLDALLPKPAQRIGLSATVEPRELVAQFLAGSAPVQIVAPPSRKNWDLTVSVPVEDMSDLQGAAGAFDSGPASGLQPQASIWPHVEEKIVDLVLANQSTIVFANSRRLAERLTARLNEIHAERQLIAVGGGWEDPSSPAAGTPPTSTATPAHMMAQAGSTAGADPLLARAHHGSVSKDQRAMIEDDLKSGRLRCVVATSSLELGIDMGAVDLVVQVESPPSVASGLQRVGRAGHQVGEISQGYLFPKHRADLVHTAITVERMLDGKIERLSVPANPLDILAQQTVAATALGSIDVEEWFSTVRRSAPFATLPRSAFEATLDLLAGRYPSDEFAELRPRIVWDRNAGTIEGRPGAQRLAVTSGGTIPDRGLFGVYIIGTETEGSASPAGAPGDGKATGAASTAKGGRRVGELDEEMVYESRVGDIFALGATSWKIEDITHDRVLVSPAFGQPGKLPFWKGDSLGRPVDLGRALGAFVRELSASDVGPATERCKASGLDDFAANNLLQYLNEQKLATDVVPSDTTLVVERFHDELGDWRVILHSPFGMPVHAPWALAVGQRLHQRYGLDGSAMAADDGIVLRVPMMEDEPPGAELFLFDPEELEQIVTAEVGGSALFASRFRECAARALLLPRQTPGKRQPLWQQRQRSAQLLDVARKYPSFPIVLETVRECLQDVYDLPALKEIAASVERRELRIVQTTTQQPSPFAKSLLFGYVAQFLYEGDSPLAERRAAALALDSTLLNELLGRVELRELLDARVIEATERELQRLAPDRKVRGVEGVADLLRLLGPLAPTEVAERLATAPPVEPAETEAVETTTSLVEPAETTAPPVEPAETEAVEAVETEPAETLVAIAVAHLVMLQRANRAIKVTIGGVDRFAAVEDAARLRDAIGVPLPMGVPLAFIEPVADPLGDLVSRYARTHGPFTATEAAARLGLGVAVVGTALKRLAADGRLVEGEFRPHTEPAAGHATSADTGHGAATSPVPEAPTSAVPASATTAAAGSEWCDAEVLRKLRRRSLAALRAEVEPVDTAAYGRFLPAWQNVRTPGTGRGQPALRGLDGVVTAIDQLSGVPVPASAWEPLVLASRVSNYQPAMLDELMAAGEVLWSGAGSLPGNDGWISLHVADSAELTLNPAIDFEPGDAQQRLLDYLQANGGGYFFRQLTEVAGGMDAVLGDQEIVSALWDLAWAGRVTGDTFAPVRALIAGGHTAHRQVARAPRARAPRLSRLGRSHGTGLLGSPGLTGGRYGSVTGSPPTPPLAAGRWSALPAPELDPTIHARATAELLLDRYGVVTRGSVMAENILGGFGLMYKVLARLEEAGRCPARLLRRAPRGGPVRRACHGGPPALLFGRTRSWPNPNRWPWPSPPRIPPTRTAPPCRGPRSASRPAAATARGARRGRWW comes from the coding sequence ATGCAGTCGCAGGAGCCCGCCGGCACGCCCGGCGGCACATCTACGGTGGACGCGATGGGCCAGTTCAGCCGGCCCACCCGGGAGTGGTTCCTGGGCGCGTTCGCCGAGCCCACGCCCGCCCAGCAGGGCGCATGGGCAGCCATTTCCTCCGGTTCGCACGCCCTTGTCGTGGCGCCCACGGGCTCCGGTAAAACCCTGGCTGCGTTCCTCTGGGCGCTGGACCGGCTGCTGGTTTCCGGAGCGGCCCTGCCCGCGGAGCTGCCGGGGCTGGAAGACGCTCCCGCCCCAGGTCCCGGCGGTGCCCGGGCGGCCAAACAGCCCCGGGCAAGGAAACCAAAGCGGAAAACCCGCGTACTGTACATTTCGCCGCTCAAGGCGCTCGGCGTCGACGTCGAACGCAACCTCCGATCGCCCCTCATCGGCATCACGCAGACCGCCAAGAGGCTGGACCTGCCGGCCCCGCTGATCACCGTCGGCGTCAGATCGGGCGATACCCCTGCCTCGGACCGCCGCGCCCTGCTGAGCAACCCGCCGGACATCCTCATCACCACCCCGGAGTCGCTGTTCCTCATGCTGACATCCAAGGCGCGGGAAACGCTGAGCGAGGTGGACACCGTCATCGTCGATGAGGTCCACGCCGTCGCCGGCACCAAACGGGGGGCCCACCTCGCGGTCTCCCTGGAGCGCCTTGACGCGTTGCTGCCCAAGCCTGCCCAGCGGATCGGCCTGTCCGCCACGGTGGAGCCGAGGGAGCTCGTGGCGCAGTTCCTGGCCGGTTCGGCTCCGGTCCAGATCGTGGCCCCGCCGTCGCGCAAGAACTGGGACCTCACCGTGTCTGTCCCTGTGGAGGACATGTCCGATCTGCAGGGCGCCGCCGGAGCCTTCGACTCCGGTCCCGCCTCGGGGCTGCAGCCGCAGGCCTCGATCTGGCCGCATGTGGAGGAAAAGATCGTGGACCTGGTGCTGGCCAACCAGTCCACCATCGTCTTCGCCAACTCGCGCCGGCTGGCGGAACGCCTGACCGCGCGGCTCAACGAGATCCACGCCGAGCGCCAGCTCATTGCGGTCGGCGGCGGCTGGGAGGATCCGTCGTCGCCCGCGGCGGGGACACCGCCCACATCCACGGCCACGCCCGCGCACATGATGGCGCAGGCCGGCAGCACGGCGGGCGCTGATCCGTTGTTGGCCAGGGCGCACCACGGCTCGGTGTCCAAGGACCAGCGGGCCATGATCGAGGACGACCTCAAATCGGGGCGGCTGCGCTGCGTGGTGGCGACGTCCTCCCTGGAACTCGGCATCGACATGGGCGCGGTGGACCTTGTGGTGCAGGTGGAATCGCCGCCGTCCGTGGCCAGCGGACTGCAGCGGGTGGGCCGCGCCGGCCACCAGGTGGGCGAAATCTCGCAGGGGTATCTCTTCCCCAAGCATCGCGCCGACCTCGTCCACACCGCCATCACGGTGGAACGCATGCTGGACGGCAAGATCGAGCGCCTCAGCGTCCCGGCCAATCCCCTCGACATCCTGGCCCAGCAGACCGTCGCCGCCACCGCCCTGGGCAGCATCGACGTCGAGGAGTGGTTTTCCACGGTGCGGCGGTCGGCGCCCTTCGCCACGCTCCCCCGCTCCGCTTTTGAAGCCACCCTGGACCTGCTCGCCGGACGCTACCCCTCGGACGAATTCGCCGAACTCCGTCCGCGCATCGTCTGGGACCGCAATGCCGGCACCATCGAAGGCCGGCCGGGGGCGCAGCGCCTGGCCGTCACCTCCGGGGGAACCATCCCGGACCGCGGCCTGTTCGGCGTCTACATCATCGGCACCGAGACGGAGGGGTCGGCCTCCCCTGCCGGAGCACCGGGGGACGGCAAGGCCACCGGTGCCGCGTCGACGGCAAAGGGCGGCCGGCGCGTGGGCGAACTCGATGAGGAGATGGTCTACGAATCCCGCGTAGGCGACATCTTCGCGCTCGGGGCCACGAGCTGGAAAATCGAGGACATCACGCACGACCGCGTGCTCGTCTCGCCGGCCTTCGGCCAGCCCGGAAAGCTCCCGTTCTGGAAGGGCGACTCGCTGGGACGGCCGGTTGACCTGGGCCGCGCCCTGGGCGCCTTTGTGCGCGAACTGTCGGCGTCCGACGTCGGCCCTGCCACCGAACGCTGCAAGGCCAGCGGTCTTGACGACTTCGCCGCCAACAACCTGCTGCAGTATCTCAACGAACAGAAGCTGGCCACGGACGTGGTCCCCAGCGACACCACCCTCGTCGTGGAACGCTTCCACGACGAACTCGGCGACTGGCGGGTCATCCTGCACAGCCCGTTCGGCATGCCCGTCCACGCGCCCTGGGCACTTGCCGTGGGTCAGCGCCTGCACCAGCGCTACGGTCTGGACGGCTCCGCCATGGCGGCCGACGACGGCATCGTGCTGCGCGTCCCCATGATGGAGGACGAACCGCCCGGCGCCGAACTGTTCCTGTTCGACCCCGAGGAGCTGGAGCAGATCGTGACGGCGGAGGTGGGCGGCAGCGCCCTGTTCGCCTCCCGCTTCCGCGAGTGCGCGGCGCGTGCCCTGCTGCTGCCCCGGCAGACCCCCGGAAAGCGGCAGCCGCTGTGGCAGCAGCGCCAGCGGTCCGCCCAGCTGCTGGATGTCGCGCGGAAGTACCCGTCCTTCCCCATCGTGCTGGAAACCGTGCGGGAGTGCCTGCAGGATGTCTACGACCTGCCGGCCCTGAAGGAAATTGCGGCATCCGTGGAACGGCGCGAACTGCGGATCGTGCAGACAACCACGCAGCAGCCGTCGCCCTTCGCGAAGTCGCTGCTCTTTGGCTACGTGGCGCAGTTCCTCTACGAGGGCGACTCCCCGCTGGCCGAGCGCCGTGCCGCCGCCCTCGCCCTGGATTCCACCCTGCTGAACGAGCTCCTTGGCCGGGTGGAGCTTCGGGAACTCCTGGACGCAAGGGTCATCGAAGCCACCGAGCGCGAACTGCAGCGCCTCGCTCCGGACCGGAAAGTCCGCGGCGTCGAGGGGGTTGCCGATCTGCTGCGGCTCCTCGGTCCGCTGGCGCCGACGGAGGTGGCCGAGAGACTCGCCACTGCACCGCCGGTTGAGCCTGCCGAAACCGAAGCCGTCGAAACCACCACATCGCTGGTTGAGCCCGCCGAAACCACCGCGCCGCCGGTTGAGCCTGCCGAAACCGAGGCCGTCGAAGCCGTCGAAACCGAGCCTGCCGAGACGCTCGTGGCGATCGCCGTCGCGCACCTCGTTATGCTGCAACGGGCCAACCGCGCCATCAAGGTGACCATCGGCGGCGTCGATCGGTTCGCTGCAGTGGAAGATGCCGCGCGGCTGCGGGATGCCATCGGCGTCCCCCTTCCCATGGGCGTTCCCCTTGCCTTCATCGAGCCGGTAGCGGATCCTCTGGGGGACCTCGTCTCCCGCTACGCGCGCACCCACGGCCCCTTCACGGCCACGGAAGCCGCGGCCAGGCTGGGACTTGGTGTCGCCGTCGTCGGCACGGCGCTGAAACGCCTCGCCGCGGACGGACGGTTGGTGGAGGGCGAATTCCGGCCCCACACCGAGCCGGCGGCGGGCCATGCTACCTCCGCGGACACCGGCCACGGCGCAGCCACTTCTCCTGTGCCCGAGGCCCCAACATCTGCCGTCCCTGCGTCCGCCACCACTGCCGCCGCCGGCAGCGAGTGGTGCGACGCCGAGGTCCTGCGCAAGCTGCGGCGCCGCTCCCTGGCCGCGCTTCGTGCCGAAGTGGAACCGGTGGACACCGCCGCCTACGGGCGGTTCCTTCCCGCCTGGCAGAACGTCCGCACACCCGGGACCGGGCGCGGGCAGCCTGCGCTGCGCGGCCTGGACGGGGTGGTCACGGCCATCGACCAGCTGTCCGGGGTGCCGGTTCCGGCGTCCGCGTGGGAACCCCTGGTTCTGGCCAGCCGGGTGTCGAACTACCAGCCGGCCATGCTGGACGAGCTCATGGCAGCCGGCGAGGTGCTGTGGTCCGGGGCCGGCTCCCTGCCCGGCAACGACGGCTGGATCAGCCTGCACGTGGCGGACTCGGCCGAGCTGACCCTGAATCCGGCGATTGATTTTGAGCCCGGAGATGCCCAGCAAAGATTGCTGGACTATCTCCAGGCCAACGGCGGGGGCTATTTCTTCCGTCAGCTGACGGAGGTCGCCGGCGGAATGGACGCGGTGCTTGGCGACCAGGAAATCGTGTCGGCGCTGTGGGACCTTGCCTGGGCGGGCCGGGTGACAGGAGACACGTTCGCTCCCGTCCGGGCCCTGATCGCCGGCGGCCACACCGCCCACCGGCAGGTTGCCCGCGCACCGCGCGCCCGTGCCCCGCGGCTGAGCCGGCTGGGGCGCTCGCACGGGACAGGGCTGCTCGGCTCCCCGGGGCTCACTGGCGGGCGGTACGGATCGGTGACCGGTTCGCCGCCCACACCGCCGTTGGCGGCCGGGCGCTGGTCGGCGCTCCCGGCGCCCGAGCTGGACCCCACCATCCACGCCCGCGCCACAGCCGAACTGCTCCTCGACCGGTACGGCGTGGTCACCCGCGGCTCGGTCATGGCCGAGAACATCCTGGGCGGATTCGGACTCATGTACAAGGTGCTGGCCCGGCTGGAGGAGGCCGGACGCTGCCCGGCGCGGCTACTTCGTCGAGCACCTCGGGGCGGCCCAGTTCGCCGTGCCTGCCACGGTGGACCGCCTGCGCTCCTATTCGGGAGGACACGCAGCTGGCCAAACCCGAACCGGTGGCCCTGGCCCTCGCCGCCACGGATCCCGCCAACCCGTACGGCGCCGCCCTGCCGTGGCCCGCGCTCAGCGTCGAGGCCGGCAGCGGCCACCGCCCGGGGCGCAAGGCGGGGGCGCTGGTGGTGA
- a CDS encoding Fpg/Nei family DNA glycosylase yields MPEGDSVWRAANQLHAALAGQTLLASDFRVPSFATLNLRDWTVQEVVPRGKHLLMRLVGPADDRLTIHSHLKMEGSWQVYPPGGRWRKPGFTARCVLRTAAADAVGFSLGVLEVIKTADEDKAVGHLGPDLLGPDWDPAEAELRVASAPDVPVGVALLDQRNLAGIGNIYRCEVCFLAGVHPASPVAAVTDLQAVFADAKQLLEANLGPGRRTTVLNARGTPVGRAAGRPGYWVYRREHQPCLRCRTPIRRGVLGKTAPARSAGSPELVTEERDIYFCPNCQPLILSLIHI; encoded by the coding sequence GTGCCTGAGGGTGACTCCGTCTGGCGCGCGGCGAACCAGCTGCACGCCGCCCTTGCCGGGCAAACGCTCCTGGCGTCCGACTTTCGCGTGCCCAGCTTCGCCACCCTTAACCTCCGGGACTGGACCGTCCAGGAGGTCGTGCCGCGGGGAAAGCATCTCCTCATGCGCCTGGTGGGCCCGGCCGACGACCGGCTGACCATCCATTCGCACCTCAAGATGGAAGGCAGCTGGCAGGTCTACCCGCCGGGCGGCCGGTGGCGCAAGCCCGGCTTCACAGCACGGTGCGTCCTCCGCACGGCGGCGGCAGACGCCGTCGGGTTCTCACTTGGCGTGCTGGAGGTCATCAAGACCGCGGACGAGGACAAGGCCGTGGGACATCTCGGGCCGGACCTGCTGGGGCCGGACTGGGATCCCGCCGAGGCCGAGCTCCGCGTGGCATCGGCGCCGGACGTGCCCGTCGGGGTGGCCCTGCTGGACCAGCGCAACCTTGCGGGCATCGGCAACATCTACCGCTGCGAGGTGTGCTTCCTGGCCGGAGTCCACCCGGCATCACCTGTCGCGGCCGTGACGGATCTGCAGGCCGTGTTTGCCGACGCCAAGCAGCTTCTTGAGGCCAACCTCGGACCGGGCCGGCGGACCACCGTACTTAACGCGCGGGGCACTCCCGTGGGCCGGGCGGCCGGGCGTCCCGGCTACTGGGTCTACCGGCGCGAGCACCAGCCTTGCCTGCGCTGCCGGACCCCCATCCGCCGCGGTGTGCTGGGCAAGACGGCGCCCGCAAGGTCGGCCGGTTCGCCGGAGCTGGTCACCGAGGAGCGCGACATCTATTTCTGCCCCAACTGCCAGCCGCTCATCCTGTCTCTTATACACATCTAG